The following proteins are co-located in the Desulfurobacteriaceae bacterium genome:
- the tsaB gene encoding tRNA (adenosine(37)-N6)-threonylcarbamoyltransferase complex dimerization subunit type 1 TsaB has protein sequence MLVLGIDLSIFEGSVSLARDGEVLSVSMWNQPRKHAEKVFIEIEKLLRDFNLSKDDIDLTVVTSGPGSFTGVRLSITVGKSLKVLGFDVKAVSTLELIGLNLVKLGVKTVSLISGRKGRFYTLLRESLESPLNVMDLTEEEVLYLLGNNEECVVAYKGEIPKKIKENSRTFHETTPLGVYCSLLPFEHPFLLKPLHFYYVRDHDARPSCKGM, from the coding sequence GTGTTAGTTTTAGGTATAGATCTTTCCATTTTTGAAGGAAGTGTTTCTTTGGCAAGAGATGGTGAAGTATTATCGGTTTCTATGTGGAACCAACCAAGGAAACATGCTGAAAAGGTCTTTATAGAAATAGAAAAACTTTTAAGAGATTTCAATCTTTCTAAAGATGATATAGACCTTACAGTAGTAACTTCTGGGCCGGGATCTTTTACCGGTGTAAGGCTTTCTATAACCGTAGGTAAGTCTTTAAAAGTTTTGGGATTTGATGTTAAGGCTGTATCCACTTTAGAGCTTATAGGATTAAATCTTGTGAAGTTGGGAGTAAAAACCGTTTCCCTTATTTCAGGTAGAAAAGGAAGATTCTACACTTTGTTAAGAGAAAGTTTAGAAAGTCCTCTCAATGTTATGGATCTAACAGAAGAGGAGGTTCTGTATTTACTTGGAAATAACGAAGAGTGCGTGGTGGCATACAAAGGAGAAATTCCAAAGAAGATCAAGGAAAACTCTAGGACTTTTCATGAAACTACTCCTTTGGGAGTTTACTGTTCCCTTTTACCCTTTGAACATCCTTTCCTTTTGAAACCTCTCCATTTCTACTACGTAAGAGATCACGATGCAAGACCTTCTTGTAAGGGAATGTAG
- a CDS encoding outer membrane protein transport protein, with translation MKKFLSLLTIVLFPLVTKAGNVDTFGIGSKATALGGAFSAYADDPFAVYYNPAGLTQIDTPMISIGGEYLNPTLKVHNFKAIDGDGVKIAPYNVSFTDTSDSLFVPHIGYATHLFKNVYFGIATYVPYGLHIKWNSDTAENPAAYNSFESYYIRGVVTPTVAIKLTDNLSAGFGISFGRSEAGTQKRIYSPTIPSLHNRVIKSELSDDFNVSFNVGVLYTPYDNLSFGITYRSRTQTNFEGTVEVVGVDKVHATTEIDHPEQLQAGVTYKPNKKLTLTADVVWTNWSIIKDYTVKFDQELLGKTEEYFPRNWKDTRQIRIGLEYKLNKIVTLRGGYFYDPSPIPDSTFDMLWPDADKKTYSLGLGLNFGKITVDTVIQYIVTEYEREIGGESVELNSTYEGSRGEPGTVAMSADGYLWGYGITVNYRF, from the coding sequence ATGAAAAAGTTCTTATCTCTTCTTACCATCGTTCTTTTCCCTCTAGTTACCAAAGCAGGAAACGTTGACACTTTTGGAATTGGTTCAAAGGCAACAGCACTGGGAGGAGCTTTTTCAGCTTATGCTGATGACCCTTTTGCTGTTTATTACAACCCTGCGGGTCTTACACAGATAGACACTCCAATGATTTCTATAGGAGGAGAATACCTTAATCCTACCCTAAAGGTTCACAATTTCAAAGCGATAGATGGAGACGGAGTAAAGATTGCCCCATATAATGTTTCCTTCACAGACACTTCCGATAGCCTTTTTGTTCCTCACATAGGTTATGCAACCCATCTATTTAAAAACGTTTACTTTGGAATAGCTACCTATGTTCCTTATGGTCTCCATATTAAATGGAACTCAGATACAGCAGAGAATCCTGCAGCCTATAACAGTTTTGAATCTTATTACATAAGGGGAGTAGTAACACCAACAGTAGCCATAAAGCTAACCGACAACTTATCTGCAGGTTTTGGAATTTCTTTCGGTAGATCCGAAGCTGGCACTCAAAAAAGAATTTATTCCCCAACAATACCCAGCCTTCATAACAGAGTAATAAAAAGTGAACTAAGTGATGATTTTAATGTTTCTTTTAATGTTGGTGTTCTCTACACACCTTACGATAACCTTTCCTTCGGTATTACCTACAGGTCAAGAACACAAACAAACTTTGAAGGAACAGTGGAAGTTGTTGGCGTTGATAAGGTACATGCAACAACAGAGATTGACCATCCAGAACAATTGCAAGCTGGTGTCACGTATAAACCAAACAAGAAGCTAACCTTAACCGCTGATGTTGTATGGACAAACTGGAGCATTATTAAAGATTACACAGTTAAATTTGACCAAGAACTACTTGGAAAAACTGAAGAATATTTTCCAAGAAACTGGAAAGATACTCGTCAAATAAGAATAGGCCTTGAGTATAAACTAAATAAGATCGTTACTTTAAGAGGAGGATATTTCTACGATCCATCTCCTATTCCAGATTCAACCTTTGATATGCTTTGGCCAGATGCGGATAAGAAAACCTACTCCCTTGGTCTGGGATTAAACTTTGGAAAAATTACTGTTGATACCGTCATTCAATATATCGTAACAGAGTACGAAAGAGAAATTGGGGGTGAAAGCGTAGAACTTAACAGTACTTACGAGGGATCCAGAGGAGAACCTGGAACGGTTGCTATGTCTGCAGATGGATATCTTTGGGGTTACGGTATAACCGTTAATTACAGGTTCTAA
- a CDS encoding YdcH family protein, with the protein MLRDENLKALAREKFHYFKTLEMKHQELDDLIDKMEKKAVLTPSEEAELKKLKAERLRLRDEMLFLLKKVEEELKNEK; encoded by the coding sequence ATGTTAAGGGATGAGAATCTGAAGGCCCTAGCGAGAGAAAAGTTTCACTACTTTAAAACTCTCGAAATGAAACACCAAGAACTTGATGATCTAATTGATAAGATGGAAAAGAAAGCTGTTTTAACTCCTTCTGAAGAAGCAGAACTTAAAAAGCTAAAAGCTGAACGTCTTCGCTTAAGGGATGAAATGCTCTTTCTATTAAAGAAGGTAGAGGAGGAGTTAAAGAATGAGAAGTGA
- the rimI gene encoding ribosomal protein S18-alanine N-acetyltransferase — protein MQDLLVRECREEDIGDILKIERESFSDCWSKETLEKELSLPFSYFLVAEVNKEVVGYLISWIIDEVCELNRIAVSKRFRGKGIGKKLITSLINFCFEKSVKGILLEVRESNFAAIRFYESFGFKKISTRKNYYGNETALIYKLFLGGRHVKG, from the coding sequence ATGCAAGACCTTCTTGTAAGGGAATGTAGGGAAGAAGATATAGGTGATATACTAAAAATAGAAAGAGAATCCTTTTCTGATTGCTGGAGCAAGGAAACTTTGGAAAAAGAACTCTCCTTACCTTTTTCCTATTTCTTAGTAGCTGAAGTTAACAAAGAAGTGGTTGGTTATTTGATATCGTGGATAATTGATGAGGTTTGTGAGTTAAACAGAATAGCAGTGTCAAAGCGTTTTAGAGGAAAAGGAATTGGAAAAAAACTTATTACAAGTTTAATAAATTTTTGCTTTGAAAAAAGTGTAAAGGGAATCTTACTTGAGGTTAGAGAATCAAACTTTGCAGCCATAAGGTTCTACGAAAGTTTTGGTTTTAAAAAAATTTCTACAAGAAAAAACTATTACGGTAATGAGACGGCTCTTATCTACAAACTTTTTTTAGGAGGCAGACATGTTAAGGGATGA
- a CDS encoding DUF475 domain-containing protein, with translation MTPKKLSLEILVVFLISWIIEFLYLGIKGVFEGTTLSLLEISLSFDNAVMNAVILTGMSKVWRRRFLTWGMVIAVFGMRFLFPVLIVSITAGIGVSKVVNIAFREPEVYAHYLEKAEPLILSFGGAFLLMVFINWLFDAGKDIYWIKFLEEKAAKLAKLGEIKLIAALMVVFIIGFLKKDPNVILAMILGILLFEVVHFIKSSMEYFDRNGIAAGGLGGFIYLELLDASCSLDGTVGAFAISQNLIIITLGLSVGAFILRSLTIYFVESGKLKQLPYLEHGAHWGIGGLGIMMLIQLFHHIPEPIISGIALFFILSSLYSSIRRTEGLLKD, from the coding sequence ATGACACCTAAGAAACTTTCTCTGGAAATCCTTGTCGTCTTCCTTATTAGCTGGATTATTGAGTTTCTTTACTTAGGAATAAAAGGAGTTTTTGAAGGAACAACTTTATCTCTTTTGGAGATTTCTCTCTCCTTTGATAATGCTGTTATGAATGCAGTTATTCTGACTGGTATGTCAAAAGTATGGAGAAGAAGATTTCTAACGTGGGGTATGGTTATAGCTGTTTTCGGTATGAGGTTTCTCTTTCCGGTTCTTATAGTATCAATAACTGCTGGTATAGGTGTAAGTAAAGTTGTGAATATCGCTTTTAGAGAACCTGAAGTTTATGCCCATTACCTTGAAAAAGCAGAACCTCTAATTCTTTCTTTTGGTGGAGCTTTCCTTCTTATGGTCTTTATAAACTGGTTGTTTGATGCAGGAAAGGATATTTATTGGATTAAGTTTTTAGAAGAAAAGGCTGCGAAATTGGCAAAACTGGGTGAAATAAAACTAATTGCCGCTTTAATGGTTGTTTTTATAATTGGTTTCTTGAAAAAAGACCCTAATGTGATTCTTGCTATGATCTTAGGAATCTTGCTTTTTGAGGTGGTGCACTTTATAAAAAGTTCTATGGAATATTTCGACAGGAACGGTATCGCTGCTGGAGGGCTTGGAGGATTTATATACCTTGAACTTTTAGATGCTTCGTGTTCTTTGGATGGAACAGTTGGAGCGTTTGCTATCAGCCAAAATTTGATTATTATCACTTTAGGTCTATCGGTAGGTGCCTTTATCTTACGTTCTTTAACAATCTATTTCGTTGAATCCGGAAAACTTAAACAACTTCCATACCTTGAACATGGAGCTCACTGGGGTATAGGTGGACTTGGAATAATGATGTTAATTCAGCTCTTCCACCACATTCCGGAACCTATAATAAGTGGAATCGCATTATTCTTTATTTTATCTTCTCTCTATTCTTCTATAAGGAGAACGGAAGGTCTACTTAAAGATTGA
- a CDS encoding ABC transporter ATP-binding protein, translating into MSLKVENLSISTKGFKIVKDAFLEVKKGEKVALVGESGSGKSLTAFSILKLLPKDLEAKGKIEVDGIDVLSLKGKDLLSFRWEKVSMVFQDPSASLNPLMKIKDQIAEAILYHRKGNKKEIEKKILNLLRLAKIPRPKEIANAYPHHLSGGLKQRVAIAMALACEPDYILADEPTTALDLTVQAGILGLLKSAEAGVLLITHDMGVVAEFSEKVFVMYAGHTVEYGETNEILKNPLHPYTEGLLKCSLTSLSKEKGKLFSIPGTIPEPSQKIKGCPFHPRCPKVKEICKRKMPPTVEVGDRTVRCFLY; encoded by the coding sequence ATGTCTTTAAAGGTAGAAAATCTTTCCATTTCGACCAAAGGATTCAAGATAGTAAAAGATGCTTTTTTAGAAGTAAAAAAAGGGGAAAAAGTTGCACTCGTTGGAGAAAGTGGAAGTGGGAAATCCCTAACAGCGTTTTCCATTTTGAAGCTTTTACCCAAGGATTTAGAGGCTAAGGGAAAAATAGAAGTTGATGGAATAGATGTTCTTTCACTAAAAGGAAAAGACCTCCTTTCTTTTCGCTGGGAAAAAGTTTCAATGGTTTTTCAAGATCCTTCTGCTTCTTTAAATCCTTTAATGAAGATAAAAGACCAGATAGCAGAGGCTATACTCTACCATAGGAAAGGAAATAAGAAAGAAATAGAAAAAAAAATTTTAAACCTTCTCAGACTAGCAAAAATTCCAAGACCTAAAGAAATAGCCAACGCTTATCCTCACCACCTTTCAGGAGGTCTAAAACAGAGGGTAGCAATAGCCATGGCTTTGGCTTGCGAACCTGACTACATCTTGGCAGATGAACCGACCACTGCCCTTGATTTAACGGTTCAGGCTGGTATCTTGGGACTTTTAAAAAGTGCTGAAGCCGGAGTATTGCTAATTACTCACGATATGGGAGTAGTTGCCGAATTTTCAGAGAAAGTTTTTGTTATGTATGCTGGACATACTGTGGAGTATGGAGAAACAAATGAAATTCTAAAAAATCCTCTACATCCTTACACGGAAGGACTTCTTAAGTGTTCTTTAACTTCTTTGAGCAAGGAGAAAGGAAAGCTTTTTTCTATTCCAGGAACTATTCCAGAACCTTCTCAAAAAATAAAAGGCTGCCCTTTTCATCCTCGCTGTCCAAAGGTAAAGGAAATTTGTAAAAGGAAAATGCCCCCTACAGTGGAAGTAGGGGACAGAACGGTAAGGTGTTTCCTCTACTGA
- the queF gene encoding preQ(1) synthase, which produces MERKDFGTVSKLGKKTEYIFDYSPEILEKFPNKFPDRIYWVSFNCPEFTTLCPITGQPDFATIYIQYIPDKWLVESKSLKLYLFSFRNSRGFHEDTVNLIADDLFKLLNPFYIEVYGEFNPRGGISIDPFVQRYQEIGWVVDLAKERFKLHRITPPKIGRNRG; this is translated from the coding sequence ATGGAAAGAAAAGATTTTGGAACTGTTTCAAAACTGGGAAAAAAAACAGAATACATATTCGATTACTCACCAGAAATCTTAGAAAAATTCCCAAACAAATTCCCAGACAGAATCTACTGGGTATCGTTTAACTGTCCTGAATTTACTACCTTGTGTCCCATTACAGGTCAGCCAGATTTTGCAACTATTTATATTCAGTACATACCGGACAAGTGGCTTGTAGAGAGTAAGTCCTTAAAACTCTACCTTTTTTCTTTTAGAAATTCTCGTGGCTTTCACGAGGATACAGTTAACTTAATAGCTGATGATCTTTTCAAGCTGTTAAATCCCTTCTATATAGAAGTCTACGGAGAGTTTAACCCAAGAGGTGGCATATCAATAGATCCTTTTGTCCAAAGGTATCAAGAGATAGGCTGGGTAGTAGATTTAGCAAAGGAAAGATTTAAACTACATAGAATAACCCCTCCAAAGATAGGGAGAAACCGTGGCTAA
- the rd gene encoding rubredoxin, giving the protein MEIKHQLWRCTVCGYIYSVEEGDPKSNIPPGTSFEDLPDDWVCPICGVGKEKFEPVD; this is encoded by the coding sequence ATGGAAATTAAGCACCAACTTTGGAGATGTACAGTTTGTGGATACATTTATAGCGTTGAGGAAGGGGATCCAAAAAGTAACATTCCTCCGGGAACTTCCTTTGAGGATTTACCTGATGACTGGGTCTGTCCAATTTGTGGAGTTGGAAAGGAAAAATTTGAACCTGTAGACTAA
- a CDS encoding aspartate aminotransferase family protein — protein sequence MNVFEKTEKFVMKTYNRFPVSFVKGEGCWLFDEDGKKYLDMLAGIAVCNLGHCHPAVSEAICDQAKKLLHVSNLFHIEPQATLAELICKNSFGEKVFFCNSGAEANEGAIKLARRYGTEKDPEKYEIIAFKGSFHGRTMAAVSITGQGKYSQGFGPTLEGVKFAEFNNIDSVKKVISEKTAGIIVEPIQGEGGIVPAEKEFLKSLRDLADEVDAVLIFDEVQTGVGRTGKLFAYEHYEVEPDVMTLAKALGNGVPIGAIVAKGKAKDVLKPGLHASTFGGNLLATRAGIEVLKIVSNEDFLKEVEKKGEYLKKKLNELKEKYPNLIDHVRGKGLMIGMVCKVPCKDIVKSCLEKGLIINCTAQNVLRFVPPLIIKEEEIDLGVEILDGVLKEYES from the coding sequence ATGAACGTTTTTGAAAAGACAGAAAAGTTTGTTATGAAAACTTACAACCGTTTTCCTGTTTCCTTTGTAAAAGGGGAAGGCTGTTGGCTTTTTGATGAAGACGGGAAAAAATACTTAGATATGCTTGCTGGAATTGCTGTTTGTAATCTTGGACATTGTCATCCCGCAGTTTCCGAAGCTATTTGTGATCAAGCAAAAAAACTTTTACACGTTTCTAACCTTTTTCACATAGAGCCGCAGGCAACTTTAGCAGAACTTATCTGTAAAAACTCTTTTGGAGAGAAGGTTTTCTTTTGTAACAGTGGAGCTGAGGCAAACGAAGGTGCTATAAAACTTGCAAGAAGGTATGGAACAGAAAAAGATCCTGAAAAGTATGAAATTATAGCTTTTAAGGGTTCTTTTCATGGAAGAACAATGGCTGCTGTTTCAATAACAGGACAGGGGAAGTATAGTCAAGGTTTTGGTCCGACACTTGAAGGGGTCAAGTTCGCCGAGTTCAACAATATAGACTCTGTAAAAAAGGTTATCTCAGAAAAAACTGCAGGAATAATAGTAGAACCAATTCAGGGAGAAGGTGGTATAGTTCCAGCAGAAAAAGAGTTTTTAAAAAGCTTGCGGGATCTAGCGGATGAAGTAGATGCGGTTTTGATTTTTGATGAGGTTCAGACAGGGGTAGGAAGAACAGGAAAACTTTTTGCCTATGAACACTACGAAGTTGAACCTGATGTTATGACTCTTGCGAAAGCTCTTGGAAACGGTGTCCCAATAGGGGCAATTGTTGCTAAAGGAAAAGCTAAGGACGTCCTAAAGCCGGGACTTCATGCATCAACTTTTGGAGGAAACCTTCTTGCTACAAGGGCAGGAATAGAAGTTCTAAAAATTGTTTCAAATGAGGACTTTCTAAAAGAAGTGGAAAAGAAAGGAGAGTATCTCAAGAAAAAGCTAAATGAGTTGAAGGAAAAGTATCCAAATCTTATTGATCACGTTAGAGGGAAAGGATTAATGATAGGAATGGTTTGCAAAGTTCCTTGTAAAGATATCGTAAAGTCTTGTCTAGAGAAAGGTCTTATTATTAACTGTACGGCACAAAACGTGCTAAGGTTTGTTCCACCTCTTATTATAAAAGAAGAGGAAATAGATCTTGGTGTGGAAATCTTAGATGGAGTTTTAAAGGAGTATGAAAGTTAA
- a CDS encoding DUF503 domain-containing protein: protein MAAIIGFLEVHLLISEAHSLKEKRSVVKRIIERLKNKFNVSVSEVGDQNKWQSAVIGIVTIGTSQKVVDATLEKVVLFIEDLYPGKVTNYYKEIL from the coding sequence ATGGCAGCAATAATCGGTTTTTTAGAAGTACATCTCCTAATTTCCGAAGCCCATTCTCTCAAAGAAAAAAGAAGCGTTGTAAAAAGAATAATCGAGAGGCTAAAAAACAAATTCAACGTTTCGGTAAGTGAGGTAGGAGACCAAAATAAATGGCAATCTGCTGTAATAGGCATCGTTACGATAGGAACAAGTCAAAAAGTGGTCGACGCAACACTGGAAAAGGTTGTTCTCTTTATAGAAGATCTCTACCCGGGAAAAGTTACGAACTACTATAAGGAGATACTTTAA
- a CDS encoding MTAP family purine nucleoside phosphorylase, with amino-acid sequence MAKVLIIGGSGAYFLEKESFGKVLEKKQVDTPFGLSNPIYKLRHENGFEFLFLSRHGEKDYDTTAPFVNYRANIYAAKLLGVKRIVAWTGPGSLREELKPGDYVIPDDILDFTKGRKHTFFENGGLGFVRQNPVFCPEISTVLKNTLERLGFPFKFGATYTCTEGPRLETPAEIKAFKLLGGDLVGMTLSPEIFLAKELEICYGAICYITNYAESIKPYKFKAGILFEGMLPEEQKKLVDLAVERFPEILKHVVEELERLERNCPCKNFLERYRRKGKIGEDWKEWIFNL; translated from the coding sequence GTGGCTAAAGTCCTCATAATAGGGGGAAGTGGAGCTTATTTTTTAGAAAAAGAATCATTCGGAAAAGTCCTAGAAAAGAAACAAGTAGATACCCCTTTTGGATTATCAAATCCAATATACAAGCTAAGACACGAAAACGGTTTTGAATTTCTCTTTTTATCCCGACACGGAGAAAAAGATTACGACACTACAGCTCCTTTTGTAAACTACAGAGCCAACATATACGCTGCTAAGCTCTTAGGAGTTAAAAGAATAGTTGCTTGGACAGGACCTGGATCTTTAAGGGAAGAATTAAAGCCAGGAGACTACGTTATTCCAGACGATATTCTAGACTTCACAAAAGGAAGAAAACATACATTTTTTGAAAATGGTGGGCTTGGTTTTGTAAGACAAAACCCCGTTTTCTGTCCAGAAATTAGCACTGTTCTAAAAAACACCTTAGAACGTCTTGGATTTCCTTTCAAATTTGGAGCGACATATACTTGTACCGAAGGACCAAGGCTCGAAACACCAGCAGAGATTAAAGCTTTTAAACTTTTAGGAGGTGATCTTGTTGGAATGACATTATCTCCCGAAATCTTTTTAGCTAAAGAACTTGAAATCTGTTATGGTGCCATCTGCTATATCACAAACTACGCTGAAAGCATAAAACCTTACAAATTTAAAGCTGGCATTCTCTTTGAAGGAATGCTACCAGAGGAACAGAAAAAACTTGTTGACCTTGCAGTAGAAAGATTTCCTGAAATTCTAAAGCATGTTGTTGAAGAACTTGAAAGGTTAGAAAGGAATTGCCCTTGCAAGAATTTCTTAGAAAGGTATAGAAGAAAAGGAAAGATAGGGGAAGACTGGAAAGAATGGATATTCAATCTTTAA
- the ilvD gene encoding dihydroxy-acid dehydratase — protein MRSDIFRTFEKMPARALMMATGLQRKDIDKPLIGIISSWTDLVPGHVDMFSLERFIERGIAAAGGTPFVVRVPAVCDGIAMGHEGMRFSLPLRELIADAVEDVVTAHQLDGIVLLTACDKITPGMLMGAARVNIPAIVVTAGPMLAGRRGKERLDLVTHTFEAIGRYKKGELTLEDLKEFEASACPSSGACQGMFTANTMACLTEALGLSLPFCGTSPAPLAEKKRIAEASGEKIVELVRKGIKARDILTPAAFRNAIRVDLALGGSTNTVLHLPAIAHEAGIPFEIKLFDDLSRETPKICSMRPGGKYLMEDLHYAGGIPGVLKRLHDLLEDNPTVSGVSIKQIAMSAKIWDEDVIRPIGNPYSKEGGIAILYGNLAPDGAVVKQGAMSEKMKVFTGTARVFDCEEDAMKAVMEGKIKDGDVIVIRYEGPKGGPGMREMLAVTSAVMGMGLGESVALITDGRFSGGTHGPCIGHISPEAAEGGPIGVVKEGDKIHINIPERKLELLISQEELEKRLSEFKPKQKEVKSKLLRKYAKLVTSAAKGAIQDV, from the coding sequence ATGAGAAGTGATATTTTTAGAACTTTTGAGAAAATGCCAGCCCGTGCCTTAATGATGGCAACAGGACTCCAGAGGAAGGATATAGATAAGCCTTTAATTGGAATTATTTCAAGTTGGACTGACCTTGTTCCTGGCCATGTAGATATGTTTTCCTTGGAAAGATTTATCGAAAGAGGAATAGCTGCTGCAGGTGGAACTCCTTTTGTTGTTCGTGTTCCTGCCGTTTGTGATGGTATTGCTATGGGACATGAAGGAATGAGGTTTTCTTTACCTTTGAGAGAACTTATAGCGGATGCTGTTGAAGATGTTGTAACTGCTCACCAGCTTGATGGAATAGTTCTTCTAACTGCTTGCGATAAGATTACTCCAGGAATGCTAATGGGTGCAGCAAGGGTAAACATTCCTGCCATCGTTGTTACTGCCGGCCCAATGCTTGCAGGAAGGAGAGGAAAGGAAAGATTAGACCTTGTTACCCATACCTTTGAGGCTATTGGTCGCTACAAAAAAGGAGAGCTTACCTTAGAAGATTTAAAAGAGTTTGAAGCTTCCGCTTGTCCTTCTTCTGGGGCTTGTCAAGGTATGTTTACAGCAAATACTATGGCGTGTCTTACAGAAGCTTTAGGACTCTCTTTGCCTTTCTGTGGAACGTCTCCTGCACCTTTAGCGGAGAAAAAAAGGATAGCCGAAGCTTCTGGAGAGAAGATAGTTGAACTTGTAAGAAAAGGAATAAAAGCAAGGGACATTTTGACTCCTGCTGCTTTTAGGAATGCAATAAGGGTAGATCTTGCTCTTGGAGGTTCTACCAACACTGTTCTTCACCTTCCTGCAATAGCCCATGAAGCAGGAATTCCTTTTGAGATAAAACTTTTTGACGATTTAAGTAGAGAAACTCCAAAGATTTGTAGCATGAGACCCGGTGGAAAATATCTAATGGAAGATCTCCATTACGCCGGTGGAATTCCCGGAGTTCTAAAAAGACTTCACGACCTTTTAGAAGACAATCCGACAGTTTCTGGGGTTTCCATCAAACAGATTGCAATGAGTGCAAAGATTTGGGATGAAGATGTAATAAGACCTATTGGTAATCCTTATAGCAAAGAGGGTGGAATAGCTATTCTTTATGGAAATCTTGCCCCAGACGGAGCTGTCGTTAAGCAAGGGGCTATGTCTGAAAAAATGAAAGTCTTTACGGGAACTGCAAGAGTGTTTGACTGTGAAGAAGATGCAATGAAAGCAGTAATGGAAGGTAAGATAAAAGATGGAGACGTTATCGTGATAAGGTATGAAGGACCAAAAGGTGGTCCTGGAATGAGAGAAATGCTAGCAGTAACTTCTGCAGTTATGGGAATGGGACTTGGTGAGTCTGTAGCACTTATTACCGATGGAAGGTTTTCGGGTGGAACCCACGGCCCTTGTATTGGACACATATCTCCAGAGGCAGCCGAAGGAGGACCTATCGGTGTTGTTAAAGAAGGTGATAAGATTCACATAAACATTCCTGAAAGAAAGCTTGAGTTGCTAATTTCTCAAGAGGAACTGGAAAAGAGGCTTTCTGAATTTAAGCCTAAGCAAAAAGAGGTAAAATCCAAACTTCTTAGAAAGTATGCAAAACTTGTAACCTCTGCTGCAAAAGGAGCAATTCAAGATGTTTAA
- a CDS encoding glycosyltransferase family 9 protein, whose translation MKILIVRLSSLGDVILTSSVLSPLRKEGIEIDFLTLKPFGEIFRFDKRLRKVFEVEKETFKSLSSIRNLAKSLEKEKYDYVFDLHGVLKTFIFGKFLPFPVYRYKKKTLLRRLMVVFKPFKAKPLFVPELYAEVFKKIGIEIGNPRPSLFLTQEEKERVKKFLPFEEFVAIAPGARWKTKQYPIEKFKKIVELLASKGKKVVVIGGKEERELGDFLASGNSVINFCGKLSIRESLSVISLSQGVISNDSAVVHMARAVKKFVVAIFGPTHPSFGFAPAEDEGITITRNLPCSPCSLHGKTKCENRECFEIPPEEIIEVFLDRISQENF comes from the coding sequence ATGAAAATACTAATTGTTAGGTTATCTTCATTAGGAGATGTAATTTTAACGAGTTCTGTTTTAAGCCCCTTGAGAAAAGAGGGGATAGAGATAGACTTTTTAACCCTTAAGCCTTTTGGGGAAATTTTTAGATTTGACAAAAGACTTAGAAAAGTTTTCGAGGTAGAAAAAGAAACTTTTAAATCTCTTTCTTCTATCAGAAACTTAGCTAAAAGTCTTGAAAAAGAAAAATATGATTACGTCTTTGACCTTCATGGTGTGCTTAAAACCTTTATCTTTGGAAAGTTTCTTCCCTTTCCAGTTTACAGATACAAGAAGAAAACTCTCTTGAGAAGATTGATGGTTGTCTTTAAACCGTTTAAAGCCAAACCTCTGTTTGTTCCAGAACTTTACGCTGAAGTTTTTAAAAAAATAGGAATAGAAATAGGAAATCCTCGTCCTTCTCTTTTTTTAACCCAAGAAGAAAAAGAAAGAGTGAAAAAGTTTTTACCATTCGAGGAGTTTGTTGCTATAGCTCCTGGAGCAAGGTGGAAAACAAAACAGTATCCCATAGAAAAGTTTAAAAAGATTGTTGAACTTTTAGCCTCTAAAGGTAAAAAAGTTGTGGTTATCGGAGGGAAAGAAGAAAGGGAACTTGGGGACTTTTTAGCAAGTGGAAATAGCGTTATCAACTTTTGCGGAAAATTATCTATTAGAGAAAGCCTTTCTGTTATTTCTCTTTCCCAAGGAGTTATATCCAACGACTCTGCAGTTGTCCATATGGCAAGGGCTGTTAAAAAATTTGTGGTTGCTATTTTTGGACCAACCCATCCATCTTTCGGATTTGCACCAGCGGAAGATGAAGGAATAACTATAACTAGAAACTTACCCTGTTCTCCTTGTTCCCTCCACGGAAAGACAAAGTGCGAAAATAGGGAGTGTTTTGAGATTCCACCTGAAGAAATAATAGAAGTTTTTCTTGATAGAATTTCACAGGAAAATTTCTAA